Proteins from a genomic interval of Inquilinus sp. Marseille-Q2685:
- a CDS encoding DMT family transporter, with the protein MRWNALGQLYAGVGLSGIGPILIRLSPVDPAATAFWRLTLSCIPAAVTAWRSPGMPAGDIGLALLAGVMLAADLVLWNASIVRTSVLEATLLVMIYPLLVALLPALWLRRRPDRQVVGGGLVAFLGIAVLAGARGTAGGDLLGNGMALLAALFYAVCFLISATLCRRQDAAAVTLWTLVGATLGALPVALLQDRILPQDPSGWLNLAAQALIAFAAQILVARALRTLDAGFSAIAGYGQPVVATLLAWPILGQAPQAVALIGSVFIVAGIVLAGRGEAEPAAPARPGAAEPAR; encoded by the coding sequence ATGCGCTGGAACGCCCTCGGCCAGCTTTACGCCGGCGTCGGCCTGTCGGGGATCGGGCCGATCCTGATCCGCCTCAGTCCGGTCGACCCGGCGGCCACCGCCTTCTGGCGCCTGACGCTGAGCTGCATTCCGGCTGCTGTGACGGCCTGGCGGTCGCCCGGCATGCCGGCGGGGGACATCGGCCTGGCCCTGCTGGCCGGGGTGATGCTGGCGGCCGACCTGGTGCTGTGGAACGCCTCGATCGTGCGCACCAGCGTGCTCGAGGCGACGCTGCTGGTGATGATCTATCCGCTGCTGGTGGCGCTGCTGCCGGCGCTGTGGCTGCGCCGCCGCCCGGACCGCCAGGTGGTCGGCGGCGGCCTGGTCGCCTTCCTCGGCATCGCCGTCCTGGCCGGGGCCCGCGGCACGGCCGGCGGCGACCTGCTGGGCAACGGCATGGCGCTGCTGGCCGCCCTGTTCTACGCCGTCTGCTTCCTGATTTCGGCGACGCTGTGCCGGCGGCAGGATGCCGCCGCCGTCACCCTCTGGACCCTGGTCGGGGCCACGCTGGGCGCCCTGCCGGTGGCGCTGCTGCAGGACCGGATCCTGCCGCAGGATCCCTCCGGCTGGCTGAACCTGGCGGCCCAGGCGCTGATCGCCTTCGCCGCCCAGATCCTGGTCGCCCGCGCGCTGCGCACGCTCGACGCCGGCTTCTCCGCCATCGCCGGCTACGGCCAGCCGGTGGTGGCGACGCTGCTGGCCTGGCCGATCCTCGGCCAGGCGCCGCAGGCCGTCGCCCTGATCGGCAGCGTCTTCATCGTCGCCGGCATCGTCCTGGCCGGCCGGGGCGAGGCCGAACCGGCCGCGCCGGCCCGGCCGGGGGCTGCGGAACCGGCACGCTGA
- a CDS encoding TetR/AcrR family transcriptional regulator, producing MTDAEMLDSPEDAGAALDTPRPSAGSRLRRAREAQILDAAEGVFAEAGFSGATMQGIAERAGLPKANVHYYFGTKEALYRAVLARILDLWVDAFDHLVPERDPAEALAAYIRDKMRWSRSRPLASKVFANEIIHGAPQVADYLSGKLKRTIDEKARVIEGWIAAGRMAPVDPRHLVFTLWAATQTYADFEAQIRAVLGREAMDDDVFLVAGRHVTGLILRGCGLKPPRGG from the coding sequence ATGACCGACGCCGAGATGCTGGATTCGCCGGAGGACGCCGGCGCCGCCCTGGACACGCCGCGGCCGAGCGCGGGCAGCCGCCTGCGCCGGGCCCGCGAGGCGCAGATCCTGGACGCCGCCGAGGGCGTGTTCGCCGAGGCCGGCTTCTCCGGCGCCACCATGCAAGGCATCGCCGAGCGCGCCGGCCTGCCCAAGGCCAATGTCCATTACTATTTCGGCACCAAGGAGGCGCTGTACCGCGCCGTGCTGGCCCGCATCCTCGACCTCTGGGTCGACGCCTTCGACCATCTGGTGCCGGAGCGCGACCCGGCGGAGGCGCTGGCCGCCTACATCCGCGACAAGATGCGCTGGTCGCGCAGCCGGCCGCTGGCGTCGAAGGTGTTCGCCAACGAGATCATCCACGGCGCGCCGCAGGTCGCCGACTACCTGTCGGGCAAGCTGAAGCGGACGATCGACGAGAAGGCGCGGGTGATCGAGGGCTGGATCGCCGCCGGCCGGATGGCGCCGGTCGACCCGCGGCACCTGGTCTTCACCCTATGGGCCGCGACCCAGACCTATGCCGATTTCGAGGCCCAGATCCGGGCCGTGCTGGGGCGCGAGGCGATGGACGACGACGTGTTCCTGGTCGCCGGCCGGCACGTCACCGGCCTGATCCTGCGCGGCTGCGGCCTGAAGCCGCCACGCGGCGGCTGA
- a CDS encoding S1C family serine protease, which yields MPGYETRFLLDAPAPGPEASTLSAAPAGADALDAYSRTVIDAVRAAAPSVVHLRVSGKGPDGAPVPQGSGSGVIFTPDGFVLTNSHVVHGAVSITATLSDGRSVVAWPVGEDPDTDLAVLRLHDSVPGWAPLGSSAALQVGQLVVAIGNPLGFEATVTAGVVSALGRSLRGRSGRLIDGVLQTDAALNPGNSGGPLVDALGRVVGINTAMIAGAQGLCFAIGSDTALLVASEIIRHGRVRRASLGIAAQTVRLPRPMQLALGLPAAGGVRVAELLQGGAGAAALRVGDVILAIDGHPVDGVDALHRLLGSERVGVATVLRLLRDGRVREVSVTPRERAG from the coding sequence ATGCCCGGCTACGAAACCCGCTTCCTCCTCGACGCCCCGGCGCCGGGGCCCGAGGCTTCGACCCTGTCCGCCGCCCCTGCAGGGGCCGACGCGCTCGACGCCTATTCCCGCACCGTGATCGACGCCGTGCGCGCCGCCGCGCCCTCGGTCGTGCATCTCCGCGTCTCCGGCAAGGGGCCGGACGGCGCGCCGGTGCCGCAGGGCAGCGGGTCGGGCGTGATCTTCACCCCGGACGGCTTCGTCCTGACCAACAGCCATGTGGTGCACGGCGCGGTGTCGATCACCGCCACGCTCAGCGACGGCCGCAGCGTCGTGGCCTGGCCGGTCGGCGAGGACCCGGACACCGATCTCGCGGTCCTGCGCCTGCACGACAGCGTGCCCGGCTGGGCGCCGCTCGGCTCCTCCGCCGCGCTGCAGGTCGGCCAGCTGGTGGTCGCGATCGGCAACCCGCTCGGCTTCGAGGCGACGGTGACGGCCGGCGTGGTCAGCGCCCTCGGCCGGTCGCTGCGCGGCCGGTCCGGCCGCCTGATCGACGGCGTGTTGCAGACCGACGCTGCGCTGAACCCCGGCAACAGCGGCGGTCCGCTGGTCGACGCGCTGGGCCGGGTGGTCGGCATCAACACCGCGATGATCGCCGGCGCCCAGGGGCTGTGCTTCGCCATCGGCAGCGACACCGCCCTGCTGGTGGCGTCGGAGATCATCCGCCACGGCCGGGTGCGGCGCGCCTCGCTCGGCATCGCCGCGCAGACGGTGCGGCTGCCGCGGCCGATGCAGCTGGCGCTCGGCCTGCCGGCCGCCGGCGGCGTGCGGGTGGCGGAGCTGCTGCAAGGCGGCGCCGGTGCCGCGGCGCTGCGCGTCGGCGACGTGATCCTGGCGATCGACGGCCATCCGGTCGACGGCGTCGACGCGCTGCACCGGCTGCTCGGGTCCGAGCGGGTCGGCGTGGCTACCGTCCTGCGCCTGCTGCGCGACGGCCGGGTGCGGGAGGTGTCGGTGACGCCGCGCGAGCGGGCGGGCTGA
- a CDS encoding Lrp/AsnC family transcriptional regulator — MATDALDGFDWRILAALQDDARMSNIALAERVLLSPSQCARRLQRLEEAGVIRGYAALLDPDRIGLSVAAYISITLEKHGAFTAEAFREAVQRHPEIVECCAVTGDADYELRVVAPDLKDLSRFIMDSLMRIDGVSAIRSRIVLDTIKDSRRLPLPPAP, encoded by the coding sequence ATGGCGACGGACGCGCTGGATGGCTTCGACTGGCGGATCCTGGCCGCCCTGCAGGACGACGCACGGATGAGCAACATCGCCCTGGCCGAACGCGTCCTGCTGTCGCCGTCGCAATGCGCCCGGCGGCTGCAGCGGCTGGAGGAGGCCGGGGTGATCCGCGGCTATGCGGCGTTGCTGGACCCCGACCGCATCGGCCTGTCGGTGGCCGCCTACATCTCGATCACGCTGGAGAAGCACGGCGCCTTCACCGCCGAGGCCTTCCGCGAGGCGGTGCAGCGCCATCCCGAGATCGTCGAATGCTGCGCCGTGACCGGCGACGCCGATTACGAGCTGCGCGTGGTTGCCCCCGACCTGAAGGACCTGTCGCGCTTCATCATGGACAGCCTGATGCGGATCGACGGCGTCTCCGCCATCCGCTCGCGCATCGTGCTCGACACCATCAAGGACAGCCGCCGCCTGCCGCTGCCGCCCGCACCCTGA
- a CDS encoding peptidylprolyl isomerase — MTRFFQLLGSLLLAMAITQGASARDLENTLYLDLTYGRVVIELRPDLAPKHVARIKELVRQGFYNGIKFHRVIEGFMAQTGDPTGTGMGGSGQKIDAEFSQEPFKRGTVGMARAQSPNSADSQFFIMFANGDFLNGQYTVWGQVVEGMEFVDKIKRGEPPANPDTIVKLQVAADAQ; from the coding sequence ATGACGCGTTTCTTCCAACTTCTCGGGAGTCTTCTCCTCGCCATGGCCATCACCCAAGGGGCTTCGGCCCGCGACCTCGAAAACACGCTCTATCTCGACCTGACCTACGGCCGGGTGGTGATCGAGCTGCGCCCCGACCTGGCGCCGAAGCATGTCGCCCGAATCAAGGAGCTCGTGCGGCAGGGCTTCTATAACGGCATCAAGTTCCACCGCGTGATCGAGGGCTTCATGGCCCAGACCGGCGACCCGACCGGCACCGGCATGGGCGGCTCCGGCCAGAAGATCGACGCCGAGTTCAGCCAGGAGCCGTTCAAGCGCGGCACCGTCGGCATGGCCCGGGCGCAGAGCCCGAACAGCGCCGACAGCCAGTTCTTCATCATGTTCGCCAATGGCGACTTCCTGAACGGCCAGTACACGGTGTGGGGCCAGGTGGTCGAGGGCATGGAGTTCGTCGACAAGATCAAGCGCGGCGAGCCGCCGGCCAACCCGGACACGATCGTCAAGCTGCAGGTCGCGGCCGACGCCCAATAA
- a CDS encoding dipeptidase: MPTLYDRALVWDAHSCLPLVPDADVSLLARHKAAGIDYVSINIGMDMTPLETVIRTTARFRDWIRRHPEDYVLAGGVAEIRAAKAAGRLAVSFDLEGALPLMGDLAMVGLYHDLGVRQIHFAYNRNNLAAGGCHDRDIPLPAFGRDLVAEINRIGMLLDCSHTGHCSSLDIMAASTRPVVFSHANPRALIDHPRNITDEQIRACAATGGVVGINGISLFLGDARSETVARHIDHIAQLVGAAHAGIGLDFLFAPDVDDAPPGRDRDYWWPPEAGYGSAHSAIALVQPEQLPEVAEILLRRGYGEADVLGILGGNFLRAAEAAWG; this comes from the coding sequence ATGCCCACCCTGTACGACCGCGCCCTGGTCTGGGACGCGCATAGCTGCCTGCCGCTGGTCCCTGACGCGGACGTGTCGCTGCTGGCCCGGCACAAGGCGGCCGGGATCGACTACGTCTCGATCAACATCGGCATGGACATGACGCCGCTGGAGACGGTGATCCGCACCACCGCCCGTTTCCGCGACTGGATCCGCCGCCATCCGGAGGACTACGTGCTGGCCGGCGGCGTCGCCGAGATCCGCGCCGCCAAGGCCGCCGGGCGCCTGGCCGTCAGCTTCGACCTGGAGGGAGCGCTGCCGCTGATGGGCGACCTGGCGATGGTCGGCCTATACCACGATCTCGGGGTCCGCCAGATCCACTTCGCCTATAATCGCAACAACCTGGCGGCGGGCGGCTGCCATGACCGGGACATCCCCCTGCCCGCGTTCGGCCGCGACCTGGTGGCAGAGATCAACCGCATCGGCATGCTGCTCGACTGCTCGCACACCGGGCACTGCAGCAGCCTGGACATCATGGCGGCCTCGACCCGGCCGGTGGTGTTCAGCCACGCCAATCCGCGCGCCCTGATCGACCATCCGCGCAACATCACCGACGAGCAGATCCGCGCCTGCGCCGCCACCGGCGGGGTGGTCGGCATCAACGGCATCAGCCTGTTCCTGGGCGATGCGAGGAGCGAGACCGTGGCCCGGCACATCGACCATATCGCCCAGCTGGTCGGCGCCGCCCATGCCGGCATCGGTCTCGACTTCCTGTTCGCGCCGGACGTCGACGACGCGCCGCCCGGCCGCGACCGCGACTATTGGTGGCCGCCCGAGGCCGGCTACGGCAGCGCCCACAGCGCCATCGCCCTGGTGCAGCCCGAGCAGCTGCCGGAGGTGGCGGAGATCCTGCTGCGCCGCGGCTACGGCGAGGCCGATGTGCTGGGCATCCTCGGCGGCAACTTCCTGCGGGCTGCGGAAGCGGCGTGGGGATAG
- the dmeF gene encoding CDF family Co(II)/Ni(II) efflux transporter DmeF → MHSHSLDDWRHDHLFLGADHARNERRTRWVVALTAAMMVAEILGGLAFGSMALLADGLHMATHAGALGVAALAYRYARRHARDPRFAFGTGKLGDLAGFASALVLAVVSVGIGWESVLRLLNPVAIAYDEAIVIAAVGLAVNIASAWLLHDDDHHHHDHGHHHDHDHHHAHGHHDRDHNLRAAYFHVLADAVTSVGAILGLLAGRIYGWAWMDALMGIVGGVMIARWSWGLLRDSGAVLLDTVPDPGLAESIRDRLETGGDRIADLHLWRVGPGHAAAIVALVSDRPLPPAQYKARLGGLAGLSHVTVEVNRCEHHAAAS, encoded by the coding sequence ATGCACAGCCATTCCCTCGACGACTGGCGGCACGACCACCTTTTTCTTGGCGCCGACCACGCCCGCAACGAGCGCCGCACCCGCTGGGTGGTGGCGCTGACCGCGGCGATGATGGTGGCCGAGATCCTCGGCGGCCTCGCCTTCGGCTCGATGGCGCTCCTGGCCGACGGGCTGCACATGGCCACCCATGCCGGGGCGCTCGGCGTCGCCGCGCTGGCCTATCGCTATGCCCGCCGCCATGCCCGCGACCCGCGCTTCGCCTTCGGCACCGGCAAGCTGGGCGACCTCGCCGGCTTCGCCAGCGCCCTGGTGCTGGCGGTGGTGTCGGTCGGCATCGGCTGGGAATCGGTGCTGCGCCTGCTGAACCCGGTCGCCATCGCCTATGACGAGGCGATCGTCATCGCCGCGGTCGGCCTCGCCGTCAACATCGCCAGCGCCTGGCTGCTGCACGACGACGACCACCATCATCACGATCACGGTCACCACCATGATCACGATCACCACCACGCCCACGGGCATCACGACCGCGACCACAATCTGCGGGCGGCCTATTTCCATGTGCTGGCCGATGCCGTGACCTCGGTCGGCGCCATCCTCGGCCTGCTCGCCGGCCGCATCTACGGCTGGGCCTGGATGGACGCGCTGATGGGCATCGTCGGCGGCGTCATGATCGCGCGCTGGTCCTGGGGCCTGCTGCGCGATTCCGGCGCGGTGCTGCTCGACACCGTGCCCGATCCGGGCCTGGCCGAGTCGATCCGTGATCGGCTCGAGACCGGGGGCGACCGCATCGCCGACCTGCATCTCTGGCGCGTCGGCCCCGGCCACGCGGCCGCGATCGTCGCTCTGGTCAGCGATCGGCCGCTGCCGCCGGCGCAGTACAAGGCCCGGCTCGGCGGGCTGGCCGGCCTGTCGCATGTCACCGTCGAAGTGAACCGCTGCGAGCACCACGCGGCGGCGTCGTGA
- a CDS encoding metal-sensing transcriptional repressor, with the protein MSHANNPEILGRLKRAQGHLAATLRMVEAGEDGLAIAQQLQAVVKAVEKAKTMLILDHVDHCIAHLSNGAAEGREARLASLREITKYL; encoded by the coding sequence ATGAGCCATGCCAACAATCCCGAGATCCTGGGCCGGCTGAAGCGGGCCCAGGGGCATCTCGCCGCCACGCTGCGCATGGTCGAGGCCGGCGAGGACGGTCTCGCCATCGCCCAGCAGCTCCAGGCCGTGGTCAAGGCGGTGGAGAAGGCGAAGACCATGCTGATCCTCGACCATGTCGACCATTGCATCGCGCATCTCTCCAACGGCGCGGCCGAGGGCCGGGAGGCCCGGCTGGCCTCGCTGCGCGAGATCACCAAGTATCTCTAG
- a CDS encoding phosphatase PAP2 family protein, producing MGPSEIISASRRVLACRPVLASGLAVGVLCALLVAFADRPAALWFEAHRGSGVIAAVKLFTDLGLGVWWYALAILGWLGFRFAAFLAAHGDVRAQRLKRARGFGFMLAALVTTTLTNWLLKAVIGRPRPRHLFRQDAFAPHPFGWDLFSNSFPSGHAQTMATAMTALWILFPRWGWAFGLLGGLVALSRVVVTSHYPADIVAGAWLGAVVALAVRRCLEATGGPVAIAR from the coding sequence GTGGGTCCATCGGAAATCATTTCGGCGTCGAGACGCGTCCTCGCCTGCCGGCCGGTGCTGGCCAGCGGCCTTGCCGTCGGCGTGCTGTGCGCGCTGCTGGTAGCCTTTGCCGACCGCCCTGCGGCGCTGTGGTTCGAGGCGCATCGCGGCTCGGGCGTCATCGCCGCGGTCAAGCTGTTCACCGATCTCGGCCTCGGCGTCTGGTGGTACGCGCTGGCGATCCTCGGCTGGCTGGGCTTCCGCTTCGCCGCCTTCCTGGCCGCCCATGGCGATGTCCGGGCGCAGCGCCTGAAACGGGCCCGCGGCTTCGGCTTCATGCTGGCAGCGCTGGTGACGACGACGCTGACCAACTGGCTGCTGAAGGCCGTGATCGGCCGGCCGCGGCCGCGCCACCTGTTCCGGCAGGACGCCTTCGCGCCGCATCCCTTCGGCTGGGACCTGTTCTCGAACAGCTTCCCGTCCGGCCACGCCCAGACCATGGCGACGGCCATGACCGCGCTGTGGATCCTGTTCCCGCGCTGGGGCTGGGCCTTCGGCCTGCTGGGCGGGCTGGTGGCGCTGAGCCGGGTCGTGGTCACCTCGCACTACCCGGCCGACATCGTCGCCGGCGCTTGGCTGGGCGCGGTCGTGGCCCTGGCCGTGCGCCGCTGCCTGGAGGCGACCGGCGGCCCGGTGGCGATCGCGCGATGA
- a CDS encoding AEC family transporter, whose product MMELVAALIPVLAPVIASAAVGYVWARSRHPFDLGFVTRLVTYVGSPCLVFSTLTKFHVPAGEIVGQAGLAMLSVFACGLVGGLALHLSGRKVRPLLPTVMLPNAGNLGLPISYFAFGDEGLALALPFSAAMTLLQFTVGVSCASGHSRWTEIVKTPTIYAILLAIAFAAGGIETPRWLANATELLGGVTLPLMLIALGVSLASLRIANLGHALWLAGLRLVLGLAAGYGVVWLFAIPHPTAAVLILQSAMPPAVFNYLFAARYGGPVEEVAGAVVVGTIISLLTLPVLLAVLMA is encoded by the coding sequence ATGATGGAACTCGTCGCCGCTCTGATCCCGGTGCTGGCGCCGGTGATCGCCTCCGCTGCCGTCGGCTACGTCTGGGCCCGGTCGCGCCACCCCTTCGACCTCGGCTTCGTCACCCGGCTGGTGACCTATGTCGGCTCGCCCTGCCTGGTGTTCTCGACCCTGACGAAGTTCCACGTCCCGGCCGGGGAGATCGTCGGCCAGGCCGGCCTCGCCATGCTGTCGGTCTTCGCCTGCGGCCTGGTCGGCGGGCTGGCGCTGCACCTGTCGGGCCGCAAGGTGCGGCCGCTGCTGCCGACGGTGATGCTGCCCAATGCCGGCAATCTCGGCCTGCCGATCTCGTACTTCGCCTTCGGCGATGAAGGGCTGGCGCTGGCCCTGCCATTCTCCGCCGCCATGACGCTGCTGCAGTTCACCGTCGGCGTCTCCTGCGCTTCCGGCCACAGCCGGTGGACCGAGATCGTGAAGACGCCGACGATCTACGCCATCCTGCTGGCGATCGCCTTCGCCGCCGGCGGCATCGAGACGCCGCGCTGGCTGGCCAACGCCACCGAGCTCCTGGGCGGCGTCACCCTGCCGCTGATGCTGATCGCGCTCGGCGTGTCGCTGGCCAGCCTGCGCATCGCCAATCTCGGCCACGCGCTGTGGCTGGCGGGGCTGCGCCTCGTGCTCGGCCTCGCCGCCGGATACGGCGTGGTCTGGCTGTTCGCCATTCCGCACCCGACCGCGGCGGTGCTGATCCTGCAGTCGGCGATGCCGCCGGCGGTGTTCAACTACCTGTTCGCCGCCCGCTACGGCGGCCCGGTGGAGGAGGTGGCCGGCGCCGTGGTGGTCGGCACCATCATCAGCCTGCTGACCCTG